The genomic window ACcacacttcaatttaaaaatgatatagcactgtatgttaattacactggaattataataacaaaaaaagaaaaaacttaaaaaagaatgaaatgaaaaaaaatggttaacaGACTCAGGTAAACAGTTCCTTCACCaagaatcaaagaaattaaaactaagtcAAAGAGATACCATTTTGGCTATCATATCAGTTATAATTAAGGGGAAAATGTGAACATCAAAATATGGAGAGGATGTAGTCTAATGGGCACTCTAAATCATTTGAGCATCTTGGCAGAATGGTTAAAGGGCCCTAAAAAGGTACTACTTCGATATTctacttttgaaaatattaaatgtaacagactatgaatatatgaaaatcatttctttttttgcatttgcatttgcaaatttatttgcatcattgttttttttattttactttattatgttagtcaccatacaatacatcattagtttttgatgtagtgatccacggttcactgttttcgtataacacccagtgcgccatgCAGTACGTGACGTGCCcgtcttaatacccatcactgggctaacccatccccccacccccctcccctctgaaaccctcagtttgtttctcggagtccatcgtctctcatggttcatctccccctctgatttcccccccttcactttccccttccttctcctgatgtcctccctgctattccttacgttccacaaataagtgaaagcatatgatcattgactttctctgcttgacttctttcactgagcataatctcctccagtcccatccatgctgatgtaaaaggtgggtgttcatcctttctgactgCATCATTATTTGTAACAGTGAAAGCTTCAGAACCCCCTAATCATCCAACCATGGTGAAACGCCATATACATCATGGAAGTTTTTTGTGACGTAATCTCAGAGAGCCAAATGTTCAGGAAGAGGTAATAATATGGAGACAACTCATGTTATAAGATTAAgcaaaaaaagtatatataattgtACCAGCAGTATTTTCTTGACATAATAAGACAAAAAGTCATTAGAAAAAGCTAAGTGGGAAATACTGTAAAGTATTatcaataattttctttataaggaGGGATAGTACgtgttttcctttttactatTTGTCTAGGTTTTACAAATTTACTATAATGAGCATGTATTATTCTGCAGTTGAGACAAATGAAATAACCCAGAGTTTAAAAACCAAAGAATCAAGGACTTGTCCATAACTAATAATCACTCTTTGTCACAATCTAAGATCTGATCCCTGTAGTGTATTTTGGGGCCAGTCCTCTGAACTCTCTGTGCCCAGTTTTTCCCCTAGAATTCTTCTTGTTCTCTCAGTCCCAgcaaagaatgtgttttcttggTTCAGCCTTCTCTGTGTGTAGGTTAGCCCCTCTCAGTGAATTGCTTCCAAAGCTGGGCTTGGAAATGGTCCCTGAAACTCGGAGCACTTGACCCTTCCATCTCTTGTGAGCATTGCTTATAGGTGAGGGGGACCTGTTAGTCATAGACTGAGCTGATACCTGCCTTCATCCCAGAACCCGAGTTCTGTCTGATGTTCTTTTGGAGATTCCCACTTTGTGGTTTGAATCTGCTTGGACGCTTATACCCACTAATCAAGTCACCCTgtagggattgctggccattgcTGGTCACTCCTTCTTCCATGTTGAGCTGTATCCTTGGCCAATTGATCTTACTCTACTTCTGTGCTGCCAGGCATTCTCTGTTTATTGAACCTGCTCGTGACGCCGAGCATCCATCCTACCTTGAGCTTGAGTTTTCAAAATTGCAGTGGAGAGTGCAGGGAGAAGGCATTTCAGAGAGCCTGAGCTTCCAGTCTGGGGCAGGACCCTTTACAGAATAGAGCATCTTCTCCAGCCTGAGAGCCTCCACAGAGCCCCCTTTATGTCCCTGTTCCTCAGGCTGTAGATGAAGGGGTTCAGCATGGGGGTGACCATCGTGTATACCACAGATGCCACCATTCCAGTGTCTGCTGAGTAGGAGGATGAGGGCTGGAAATACACCAGAAAGACAGTTCCATAGAAGAGAGTGACCACTGTCAGGTGAGAGCCACAGGTCGAGAAGACTTTGTGTTTCCCCCCAGCCGAGGGGACCTTGAGGATGGTGTGCATGATGTGGGCATAAGAGACCAGGACACAGGCGAGAGGGACCACACCCGAGAGGGCTGCTTCAGCAAACATCGTGACCTGAAAGATCTGGGTGTCTGAGCAGGCAAgtttgaggagagggagaaggtcaCAGAAAAAGTGTGGGATGGAATGGGAGGCACAGAAGGAGAACTGAGACatgaggagggtgagggagaaggccAGGAGGTGGGCGCAGAGCCAGGACACGGCGACCAGCAGCAGGCAGCGCTGGGGACACATGATCGTGGTGTAGTGGAGAGGAAGACAGATGGCCACGTAGCGGTCGTATGCCATCACGGCCAGCAGGAAGTCGTCCAGCAGGGCCAGTGCCATGAAGAAGTACATCTGCACGAGGCACCCAGTGTGAGAGATGGTGTGGTGTTGTGTGAGGATGTTCACCAGCACCTTGGGGACAATGGTGCAGGAGAAGCAGGTATCGATGAGGGACAGGTTGgccaggaagaagtacatgggggtgtggaggtgcTGGTCAGCAACTACGGCCAGGGTGATGAGCAGGTTCCCCAACACAGTCACCAGGTACATGCCCAGGAAGAGCCCAAACAGGAGGGGCGGCTGCTCTGGGTGTTCAGAGAAGCCCAGGAGCACGAAGTCAGCGATGCTGGTGTGGTTTCTGATTGCCATTTATAGTAGCCAAATTGCAGGAAAATCTTGCTTACATGTACATAGACTCCAACAAGTTATACCATTCAAagcttttcctctgttttctatgttctttttaaatgtcactaAAATGCACTCTTGTCTCTCATTGGTGAGCACATAAGCATGTACAGAACTGAGAACTATGGACAGTAGCAACAGGAGATCTTTTGGGGGGTGAAGTTTGCATTTTAGGTGTCTCATAAATTGTCCTGTAGACCTCCTGGGTGAGGCTGAACTGGAGCTTAGCTAGGAAGAAACTTCCCAGGTCTTAGTCCACtctccacttttttaaaaacgaAAATCTCAATTTCATAGGCTTAGAGGTGTGAATAAGATATCTCGGGGAGGGGCATTTACTAGACAACTATTAAGGGGAATCCTCTCTGTCTAAACCCtcaatactttttatattttgggtaaattatttacatcctttgagcctcattttctttacCTGTAAGATGTAGACATAAACCTACCATATGGGACTGTTGAATGCATCAAAATACCAGAATCAAAGTTTTTTTCAGGACCTGTGATGTAAAATCCAAATTGAGAGATTTTATCTCATGCATTTGGATGTATGGAAGGATGAAGTCACAAACACGCAATGGCAGCCATGCTCTTTGATGTGGCGATAAGATACATTCTCTCTGGGTGTGACGAGCCTTCACTGGGCCCCAGCCTCCTTGTGGACTGTAATGTTGAACAAGTCTGCTCAGTgtttctggcctcagtttctgcatctgctTTAAGAGGATAATAATGCCAAAATCAGAAGGTCGTTGAGTATTAAACTAGATAAGGATTGTACAGAACTAGAACAGTGACTGGCTTATATCAAGTGCTCATCAAATAGTAGCTTTCCCTGATATTATTGTTTTCTCTTGACAGAGGTAACAAAAGGAGGTTGCCTTCTGGAGTGACCAACTAGTCCTTCATGTTTGCCCAGGACTTTTCTGCTTTAAAACTAAACATTTCACTTCCGGGAAACACCCTCAGTCCTGAGCAAATTGGACTTTTTCTTGGTCCCTGTCTGTGGGAAGCTGagttttgaaaactgtaaaagtTTCATATATAGAGTTGTAAGTGCCATCGTCACCAATTTCGTCATCATGCTCTTGGGTGGCAATGGCTCTGACCTAGTACAATGACAAAGCTTGCACTCAGACATGTGACATGTGCAGGCCCGGGTGTCAGTTCCAGGTGTACCATCATGGCCAAATCATTTACCTTCTCAGAACCTCGATTGGAAAATGAGCCTAAATAAATCTATTGCAAATACttctgatacttaaaaaaaaaaaaaaatgagctaggGCGTGCTGACCTATTCATTGTTGTGGAGATTGTTTCGCTCCTCGGATGGTGGTATAGACTGATTCTGGAAGCCACTCCCGTGATCCTGTGGGCTGAGAGGGAGTGGTCCATGCATAGTTCAGGGGTCTTGAGCACTGTTATTGCACAGCTCCAATGTCTTGGCCATTGCCAGGGACTTGGGGACCCCTGATCTGGACTGACTTCAGGCTGGACTCTCAGGGAATTCATGGATATCAAGTCAAGGCTCTCCTTGTGGTGGTTAAGCGAGCCAAGTTGTATTTGCCTGAGACTGAGGAAGggacagaaaaggaggaaggaataggggaggaggagaaggaagggtatgtgtgtgtgtgaccagtGCCTCCCATCTCTACCTACCTCAGATCTTACCTGGAAATTCTGACCATCCTCAGATTTTGTCACCATCACTAGGTGTTGGGTCTGTCTTGCCTATTTGGTTTGCCTTCCCTTCTTCTTAAGAGGACttgctatggggcacctgggtgatgcagttggttaagtatctgactcggctcaggtcgggatctcagggtcgtgggtttgagccccacgtcgtgCTCTGTGCTCAAGGTGGAGTCTgcctgggactctctctctctctccccgcctctgcccctccccccaacctctaaaacaaacaaataaatcttaaaaataaaaagaggtccTGCTACAACCTCAGTGTTCTGCCTCCCCTGTAACAGCAGCATGGACTGAAGAGTTGGAGCTGGAGCCAACCCATCCTCAGGAATAGGAGCCAGGAGGAGTATCTCCTGGCTCCTGTTTTCACATGGAGTATCTCCTGGGACCTAATCCCCAATCTCCTAGTTAGAGACAAGATGGGACAAATGTCCAACCTCCCAGCTGGCCCTTTGAGCCCTGGATTTGTGAATCCCAGCAGTGTCAGGAGCACCTTTGTCTCAGAGTGACCAAGTCTGTGACTCCTGAGagtacaaaaatagtgatttgaaggggcacctgcaccccagcgttcatagcagcaatgtccacaatagccaaactgtggaaagaaccaagatgtccatcaacagatgaatggataaagaagaggtggtgtgtacacacacacacccccacacacacaccggaatattactcagccatcagaaaggatggattcttgccatttgcaatggtgtgggtggaactagagggtattaagctaagtgcaataagtcagtcagagaaagacaaatatcgtatgatttcactcatatgtggaatttaagaaacaaaacag from Zalophus californianus isolate mZalCal1 chromosome 13, mZalCal1.pri.v2, whole genome shotgun sequence includes these protein-coding regions:
- the LOC113934567 gene encoding olfactory receptor 1G1-like → MAIRNHTSIADFVLLGFSEHPEQPPLLFGLFLGMYLVTVLGNLLITLAVVADQHLHTPMYFFLANLSLIDTCFSCTIVPKVLVNILTQHHTISHTGCLVQMYFFMALALLDDFLLAVMAYDRYVAICLPLHYTTIMCPQRCLLLVAVSWLCAHLLAFSLTLLMSQFSFCASHSIPHFFCDLLPLLKLACSDTQIFQVTMFAEAALSGVVPLACVLVSYAHIMHTILKVPSAGGKHKVFSTCGSHLTVVTLFYGTVFLVYFQPSSSYSADTGMVASVVYTMVTPMLNPFIYSLRNRDIKGALWRLSGWRRCSIL